The following nucleotide sequence is from Lytechinus pictus isolate F3 Inbred chromosome 10, Lp3.0, whole genome shotgun sequence.
ctgttgtgataaaaaaaaattgtgtacattTAAGCTTGCATGGGCCTCTCAATATATCCAGAACTTATTCTTAATTGCGGTTCACACCATACATAGGTTTTCAAACCAACTTACTGCTTCATCCAAGCTCCCTCCAGCAGCAGCAGTACCTCCTGCTTCTCCGCTTCCACCGGTCGATATGAAGGGAAAGAACCATGGCATTCCCtacaaattaattaataaataaattaattaatactaGCATCATGGTTTGGTGGTTTTGACTCTcacctttcaatcagagggtaGGTTGTTCGAATCCCACTCATACAACAAGGGTAATAATTGCAAttagcgccttgagcactctgcAGCGTGGATATGGACACTTTAATAGAAGTTGCATcactattaattattatcatcattatcataatattgTCTATTTAATTAGTgcagaatgtaaaaaaaaagataaccaaaaaatcatgaagaaactcatattttcattttgggggcTTAAAATACTTGTGATATTATGCCACACTAACAGGCAAATCAGGATATGTCGCttttataatttcatcaaaatataattttggcaaattattcATTGAGTCTATGTGTTATTGGTAAAATACTTAAAACAATGCACCACAACCTCCCCTCACATCATTCCTTAATGACtctacaaacttttttttttacttacagCTGCCCCTGTCTTGTTCTTACAGCAGTTGATGACATCTACTTCTAGATGGGCATACTGCTGCTGTAGCTGAGATACATTCGCCTTGAGCTTAgagatatcatcatcatatgcAGCCCCTCCAAGGGAAGCACCTGCTAATCCAGCAGCAACACCGATACCCCCACTGAAAGGGATTAACAAGAATCAATTGATTTATGAGTTTGATTCAAAAAGTTAAATCGAAGTACAGCTCACCTCACATATAGCACTATCATTTACCTGGGTAAATGGCACAATCATGAAATGGCAATGGCCCGTGaagatcattgttgcatgcGCAATTTGTTCTTAACACTGAAcaacaaccaatcagaattcttctttcatatttgtaatCCAATGCTAGGAGGGGTCGGATGCCGAAATCAATGGTGTTGAATAAGGAAGTTCATACTGTaacttatttcaagaaaactatgatTAACAGCATtatcaattatttcaagaaaactGTGATTAACAGCATCATCAATTACCTCACCATATGGTCAatgtttggttttgttttgtttacatttttatgGAGGTGGTGATGTTGCAATACCAACAAAGATGACCTGTGGAAAGTTAgccttctaaaaaaaaacaatcttaGCTGCAAATGCATTCATGATTCCTACTGACTGCTTAAGGTGACAAATTATTCATACCTGctctctttttgggcagcatcaAGTCTTTCCAGTCCAAGCCCCAGTTTGTCCATCTCCATCTGTAGTCCTGCAACAGCAGCTGCAAGATCATCACTCCTTGAATCTTGAGAGATCTTCAGAGCTGCCAAAGCAGCATCAAGTGCACCAAGTCTATCCTGGATGGAAGCTAGGAAGGAAGACGTGGATTTGTCGGAGCTGTCTTGCGCAAACAAGATGGCATTGATATCACTAAGGGTCTGGCGTAAGGCAATGATATCTCCCTTCATGAAATCTATGTTCTGTGAACAGGTGCTTCCTGTGGCAGCGCCAGCAGCAGATGATCTGCTACTCTGCAAGACTTGAATAGATGTGGCAAGGTCATTCAATCTAGTTTCTAGCACACTCAGTTGGATAGCATCACCATTGGCTCTTGAGGTCTGCTTTTTGATCAAGTCTGTGTTGAACTGAAGTCTAACGACATCGTTCTGTAGACTGACCTGGCCCTGCGTTACATCTTTAACGGCTCCATCAAGGTTAGCCAATGATGCCTCAAGTTTGACTTCATCAAGTCTACCTTCAAGGTGTTCTAGCTGGCCTGACAATGAGGTTAATTCAgatttgatgatggtgataccTGAAGCAGTCTCTCCTGCAAGATCATTCTTAAGTTTGCCAATGGCCACATGCACTGCATCCATTTCTTCTTTGAGGACGTTCATGTCCCTAATGCTGATCAACGAATGAGAAGCACCTTCGGCTTCTGAAAGCATCACCACCGATCCATTCAAACTTTTCTCTAAGGCACTCATGCTCTTGCTCAAAGCTAACAGCTTAGCAGAGTGGATATCTGCTGTCTGAGTAGTCTGCGACATAGATGTTTTCAGTTCTGTGACCTTAAGTTGGATGCTGGCAATGTCAGTTTGTAAACTGGCAAACTGAGAGCCAAGTTTATTGAGATTTGCCTGGAGGATGTTGATGGCCTCTGTATTGACTGTTGAATCTTTTTCACCTTGGACCACTGTTCTAGATGCCTGCCATGTGTTCAAATTGAGCTGTAGCTGGCTACTGTCTTTCTCCAGCCCATTCAGTCTAGTTTGGAGCTGACTCAACCGTTCCAAAATACTGTTCATATCGGTAGACATCAGTTGGTTGACTGCTGTTCTCAGCTCAGAGAGGTCAGTCTCTGTTACCTTTGCAGCATTCAACAGAGATGTATGCTTGTTAGCCAAACCTTCTATAGAACCTTCATAACCAACATGTTTCATCTTCATATCTGTCATATCCTGCCTCAGCACTGACATGTCCTCATACAAAGCAGACAGATGGCTTGCAGACGTCCCACTGTGTGATGCAGCGTCTGTTGTATTAAGCTCAATGTCACGCATTTCCTTGCGGATCGCCGTAAGACTTGCTTCTACAGAGTTAATATTTTCTACCACCGACGAGAGCTGCATGGAATGGTGGCCATCAGTTTGCGAAAAGGTTTCCATCTCTCTCTTAACTTGTACTAAAGTCAGTTCAAGGCTTTGGACTTCTGCAATTTTCTGAGAGAGTGTGAGCATGTTTGCATTCAGTGAACTGATATCGCCTCTGCATTGACGATTTGATGACTTTGCCAGTTCAGCGTCTGCTAAACACTTGGTATGTAATCGCTGCAAGGATCCTCTGAGTTCCGCTAAGCTGCCTGTCAAAGTTGTGAAGTCTTTGCGTAGACTGATTGTCGCAGGGGACAAATTGTCTGTCTGCTCTGTAGCAGAAGAGTCAACCTGGTGAGAATAAACACACAAAAGTGAACATGAGTGAGTAATATCATTGTTATAGCATTATCTATAATCTGGAATATTCCACATGAGAAAAACTGTCAGATCACTTCATTTTTCATGGTAGAAATGATCACGTCGATAGTCTCAAATACTCAATCCTTGGAATAAAAGATGGTTGCTTTTTCCCTAGGAATTGTTTCAGTATAATATAAGTTTCATAATGCATTTTTGTTCTGTAAAAATAGCTCAATTTTCTGGTAACTCCATTAAAAGTAACACAATATCATGAGTGCAAGCAGAAAATGGCTAAAAATAATGGAGTGCAGGTATTAGAACAAGTGTGTTCTCACAAATAGTCATTAAACAGTACAACGGAGGACCAGGTACATAACAGGCATGCAAGCCAAAGATAGGTTGATAACAGCATCACACATTTTTGTGGGATTGCCAATCTACATGAAAAAacaggaaaatatattttacaagGAATTTATACAGAAGATTGTTGAAAGTTAAGTTTATAGAATTTTTTCATGTGTACATAGTCTACAAACTGAAAGGTTCACTTGAAATACCAAAACAAAAAGTGACACGAAATACATATTTTCCACATAGCATGAATTCATCGAAGTGAAAGATCTGTACAATAATCCTAGCATGTTTATATATTTGGCATGTCATAATTGCTAAACAATTATCTATAAAAACAAATGTCATCTGTATTTGATATCGATATCAAACATCAACttctgaaattattttctttccagCCAATACAGAGGTGAAGAGTGCCAAATCCACGACTGAACCTAACCTTCAATAATCAATATCCCATGgtgtcctccccccccccccccctttcaaaactTCGCACTTTTCCATACCTTGAGTTGTAACATCCGTAAACCTGCCTTTAGATCTGAAATCTGTGATTCCAATGAGCTAATGAGATCTATTGTGGCTTTGTTTGGTGCAGAAGCTGAGTTGATTGCTATAGTATCGGTGAGTTGTGTTTGAAGGGCTTGAATCTCCTTAGATTGCCTGCCTCGAAGCTCTTGAAGCtgaaaacataagaaaaggagggacaatatatgtaaataaatattgagtATCAAAATCCCTACAATCTGATTGGTCAATCAACCATGCATATAATTTTACTGAACAGACTAGGAACTTTAAACCCGCTTTCGTGCAAGTAGGTCATGGTGATGTCATCGCGAATGAAAACCAATGCCTTTGGTTAATTGTTACCTTGCCAGTGGGTACTAGAGCCTTGGTGAGATTTGAACACACGGTCTACTTGTCCTGAGGTGAGTCTAATGACACTTCCATTAAGCAAAGTTAATACACAAAATCTGCATAAACGCATGGCTTCAAGCCAGATTCACATCTTTATTCTCCCTGTGATTTGTAGGGAATTGAACGGGATATTTACTACTACAGAAATGCATAAAGAGTACTCactagaacaattttatctttctGGCTGTTAAGCTGCATGCGAAGCTCTGCAACCTCTCTCTTTACAGCTGAATCAATCCAACCCATCAACTGATCTTGTTTTAGGCACTTGATACATCCTTCTACCCCTGCCATAGCAACAAAAGCCCCTTGGTTTGGCGGCTCTTGGTCAGAATTTGAGGATGGGGTGAACCAATAATTGATCCTCTCTTGTAAGGAGATGAACTGCTGGTTGATTGGATGTAGAGAGGACTCTCCCTAATAGAGGATTCAAGAAAACAAGAACAACCCTTGACATTACTGTCAGGTCAAATCTGTCTGTATGcttatgttatgtttatttgaTGAAGTAGTGGTGTGAGCTTttggtatttattttcattatcattgaatgcCTTCCATTATCATgtaccatcattattatcatcatttctattcttattattatcagtagtagaagtagtattttTCTAAGCATCATCAGGGCAATTCCTGTTACACATTACGGTCATTTAAAATCTAAGGTTAGCTTGTACGTGAAGATACCTTGAagttaatctttatttttgtagtGTTGATACATccatggggcgttgcaagaaacttccGTTCAATTTTCAAATCAAGCCCCAAAAGCCACACgcaagtcctttgattaaatgCAACTTTCTTGCAATGACACATTACAATTTAaggacttgcgcttgatttgcaattgaacataaacTTCTCACGATACCCCACTAGACAAATCCTACTTTCCATCTTCAAATAGAATTCAGAGACAAATATCAGCAGGGATTATTAgaactttaattttgttttagttacATTACTTACACAAAAAGGTTTCTTAAAACTTTGTTAAAAAACAAACTGTGTTATTCATGATATTGCCGGatagataaaaaaatagataatgaaaggctcatcaataattattattaaaagaagTTGCTTGAGTttgtaagaaaataaattaataattccTTCCTATCTACCTTTGTTTCATTGGTTTCATTTCTTGCTATTAGCGGGAATAAGAAGTATCTGCTGGTGGCTGCCGATGCGactacacagaaaaaaaaaaaaaaaaaaattaatttcatgaatgtcataaatgaagataaaaacaATGCCTCCATATTGGGACAAGCACTTGTTCAATAtcagtcatttttttcttgaacaGTTTgtttaaaaggtaaaaaaaaaatggaagaactGTGATTATTGTTATATTGAACTTGAAAAATAATCTCATATAGTAATAAGCTAATCTTGCATTTTGAGAAACAAATTTTacataaagaaaatgtatttgcCAATGTCAGATATCATGGGAATCTTAACATTTTCACTCAAGGAAAAGACTGATTTTTACTTGACCAATGACGTTGCAGTTGGCACTCCATACATTTGTGAGTGTATTATGTAAATGACTGTAAAGATTAATGTAAGATTTGCTTAAAAGGTTGTGTTTATTAACTAAGcttcacaagaaaaaaatgaccatGTAAAAATTGTCACATTTTATCATAAATCAAGATGCttattaaatataaaattaagcaaaactagatttcttttcatattcctttcatatatatatatatctagtACCGAACTCACCCAACAGCAAAAGCAGTAAAGGAAGACAAAAGCAACATAATGGGATGccccttcttctccttctctcttcttcttccaaTATAGTTgttgtggtagtggtggtagttgTTTCTGTGTAATCACCACCTGTTGCATACATCTCACTCTCAGTGCGATACTGTGGACCATGTTGCAAGGTGGTGATGGGTGCTCTGAATTAGAAAAATGATATACACACTACCAATGCCATATGTATTCCAGAACACAGCTGCTATAGTCATGTTAATTCAAATGCAATTCTGAAGATTAGATTATGATTCTGATAATATTGAATGGTGCTTGAAAAGCACATATCACTCAAACACAAGAGTTCCTAAGTAAGCAATACCTGAGTGTATGAACAAATATGTAGCCATGCACAATTTGAATATGATAAAGGTCATTATGTATTTTCAATTGAATTATAGTTTTTAATCTAGTCAACATCACCAATGGTATATAGTTTTGCTTTTCACCTACCAATTAGCTTAATAAATGTATTCATACCTGCCCAATCACAGAATATACCTGGTATTTTAGGATCAGGAATTCTACTCAGCTCACCAAAGTCCAAATGATTTGCTACATGTAGTATGATGGCAAATTACTTGTATCATCCATGAAGGAAAATGTGCATAGGTAGGTAGAATTCAAGGATTATGAGAATTAAAATCCTCATTACCATCATACTAATAATAACATTGTATTGGTAAAGCATTTGTAATGCACCATCTATCTAGTGCACACTGTTCAGAGCAGAATTTCTAGAACGTGTACCTCTGAATCATTTGTCAATCAAGTCAGCTAACAGAATAGAGTAATAAATCTCAAATCTTGAACTAATGGTTTTACTGAAAACTTACCTTCTAAAGCTATAGAACCAAGGATTATACCATAATGACCTAGATGCCCCGGCTACCTTTCGCCCTAACATCCACAAACATGACAATAACCACAGCAACAGATCCCCTAGATAAGAAGAAGTCACcatagtataaaacattaattgATGGAATACAAGTTCATAACAATTCAGTATAAATAAAATTTTCCATAGATTCCCAGTTCAATAACttcaacatttcttttttttaaggtacatgtacatttaataaAATGCTTTCCTGATTTGATGATGGTAAATATTCTACAGAAATTTATGTTGTGTTCTAGTCGATTGAAACAAAGGTTAACAGGAAATCAAATCATTATAATTCAATAAGGCCATTTTGGGGGTACGAATGTGCAATTTTATAACATATACTGgaaatgttaatatttttcttataaaataaaaagtaaatgaaCTTGTGTTTCTTTCTTGAAATATCGTTGACATGATTTCAAGGTGGATTTTCTGAACATAACTCACATAATGAATACCCTGCTGATGACAGCTTTGACCTAAAGCTTGATGACGATGACTTGACAACTGTAATTGTCTTGGAAACCACTGTTCTCACAATAGTTTCTATGACAACTAATACTGAGATAAGTGAACTCATGAACACTGGGAAGACTCCCATTTGCTTGTGGTAACGGTTTCCTTGCTGCTGCAGCCAAGTTGTAGATGTGG
It contains:
- the LOC129269255 gene encoding uncharacterized protein LOC129269255, with product MDSSLASHVPLSGKSPQLRFKKPEETEQWLLSREKTDYTYSRSASYSSSLSQTGSLRRLANSYDTPIMSRNGQDESELLPQTPHSTQPSHRYATRSSARRSNRLAGQHEGQYENTPTRGRSKSRTRQVPKTAMHMFSDEMQDSNVNGETYSSIHETSISDRSGVISDTSHRGMMTRNNQKNRSLHMYGLDGNESDYSESDIISGGTSTTTITTITTTTSTTWLQQQGNRYHKQMGVFPVFMSSLISVLVVIETIVRTVVSKTITVVKSSSSSFRSKLSSAGYSLWDLLLWLLSCLWMLGRKVAGASRSLWYNPWFYSFRRAPITTLQHGPQYRTESEMYATGGDYTETTTTTTTTTILEEEERRRRRGIPLCCFCLPLLLLLLVASAATSRYFLFPLIARNETNETKGESSLHPINQQFISLQERINYWFTPSSNSDQEPPNQGAFVAMAGVEGCIKCLKQDQLMGWIDSAVKREVAELRMQLNSQKDKIVLLQELRGRQSKEIQALQTQLTDTIAINSASAPNKATIDLISSLESQISDLKAGLRMLQLKVDSSATEQTDNLSPATISLRKDFTTLTGSLAELRGSLQRLHTKCLADAELAKSSNRQCRGDISSLNANMLTLSQKIAEVQSLELTLVQVKREMETFSQTDGHHSMQLSSVVENINSVEASLTAIRKEMRDIELNTTDAASHSGTSASHLSALYEDMSVLRQDMTDMKMKHVGYEGSIEGLANKHTSLLNAAKVTETDLSELRTAVNQLMSTDMNSILERLSQLQTRLNGLEKDSSQLQLNLNTWQASRTVVQGEKDSTVNTEAINILQANLNKLGSQFASLQTDIASIQLKVTELKTSMSQTTQTADIHSAKLLALSKSMSALEKSLNGSVVMLSEAEGASHSLISIRDMNVLKEEMDAVHVAIGKLKNDLAGETASGITIIKSELTSLSGQLEHLEGRLDEVKLEASLANLDGAVKDVTQGQVSLQNDVVRLQFNTDLIKKQTSRANGDAIQLSVLETRLNDLATSIQVLQSSRSSAAGAATGSTCSQNIDFMKGDIIALRQTLSDINAILFAQDSSDKSTSSFLASIQDRLGALDAALAALKISQDSRSDDLAAAVAGLQMEMDKLGLGLERLDAAQKESSGGIGVAAGLAGASLGGAAYDDDISKLKANVSQLQQQYAHLEVDVINCCKNKTGAAGMPWFFPFISTGGSGEAGGTAAAGGSLDEARVKSIVINALDMYNADKTGMVDYALESAGGSIISIRCSETYAFKTALFSLFGIPLWYLSNSPRTVIQPDVHPGNCWAFKGTQGYIVIQLASTIKPTAFSMEHIPKALDPAGVIDSAPKNFTVWGLRDEYDHDGYLLGSYVYDVDGSPLQFFPVQNKDSGPIPFIELKIGSNHGNMEYTCLYRFRVHGVLHR